The Urbifossiella limnaea genome has a window encoding:
- a CDS encoding enoyl-CoA hydratase/isomerase family protein yields MGHVRVTTEYGTATVWLDFPGEPVNALDRARLADLDAALAGVAANPRTDIVVLRSARAAGFCAGLGANLGLAHPTDRAAFAAFGQRVAERVASLPQTTVAFLDGPVLGAGLELALACDHRLVLSRVTTHLGFRGPTCLGGAARVRRLVGRRAADELLTTGRTLSGREAVRLGLVDHAFCERRGKIELRTFLDTLERRGWRPRRRVEQTGLADERRVFAAAEPVVVVPAVPRPMLNPLPPLPAVVGLLTGVAEAARFAAEAALRGGRVVAPDRSAVDTAIAAALARGFVTPLEAEQARARVTADGFGRADLVFTDGELPAVGRRCVVAVVSPHAYPAQRVGFARNRRTVGVCLAPRTLLPHADTDPDAVATLAEWLTAFGRGPTVLPAPRPVAVRTRRPATIPA; encoded by the coding sequence ATGGGGCACGTCCGGGTTACGACCGAGTACGGCACCGCCACCGTCTGGCTGGACTTCCCCGGCGAGCCGGTCAACGCCCTCGACCGCGCCCGCCTCGCCGACCTCGACGCCGCCCTCGCCGGCGTCGCCGCGAACCCGCGCACCGACATCGTGGTCCTCCGCTCGGCCCGCGCCGCCGGCTTCTGCGCCGGGCTCGGCGCGAACCTCGGCCTGGCGCACCCGACCGACCGGGCCGCGTTCGCCGCCTTCGGCCAGCGCGTCGCCGAGCGCGTGGCGAGCCTGCCGCAGACCACCGTGGCCTTTCTCGACGGCCCCGTCCTCGGCGCCGGCCTCGAACTGGCGTTGGCGTGCGACCACCGCCTCGTGCTGTCGCGCGTCACCACGCACCTCGGGTTCCGTGGCCCCACGTGCCTCGGCGGCGCGGCCCGGGTGCGGCGGCTCGTCGGCCGCCGCGCCGCGGACGAGTTGCTGACGACGGGCCGAACGCTGTCCGGCCGCGAGGCGGTGCGGCTGGGGCTGGTCGATCACGCCTTCTGCGAGCGGCGCGGGAAGATCGAGTTGCGGACGTTTCTGGACACGCTCGAGCGCCGCGGGTGGCGCCCACGGCGGCGCGTGGAACAGACGGGGCTGGCGGACGAGCGGCGTGTCTTCGCGGCGGCGGAACCGGTGGTCGTGGTGCCGGCGGTGCCGCGGCCGATGCTCAACCCGCTGCCGCCGCTACCGGCCGTGGTCGGGTTGCTGACCGGCGTCGCCGAGGCGGCGCGGTTCGCGGCGGAGGCGGCACTGCGCGGCGGGCGTGTGGTGGCGCCCGACCGGAGCGCAGTGGACACGGCGATCGCGGCGGCGCTGGCCCGCGGGTTCGTGACGCCGTTGGAGGCCGAGCAGGCCCGCGCGCGGGTGACGGCCGACGGCTTCGGCCGGGCCGACCTGGTGTTCACCGACGGGGAGCTGCCGGCGGTCGGGCGGCGGTGCGTGGTCGCCGTCGTGAGCCCACACGCCTACCCGGCGCAACGGGTGGGCTTCGCCCGCAACCGTCGCACGGTCGGCGTCTGCCTTGCGCCCCGGACGCTCCTCCCGCACGCCGACACTGACCCCGACGCCGTCGCCACACTGGCCGAGTGGCTGACCGCGTTCGGGCGCGGCCCGACCGTCCTTCCAGCGCCGCGGCCGGTCGCCGTCCGTACCCGCCGGCCCGCTACCATACCGGCATGA
- the nth gene encoding endonuclease III, translating to MTDPKLPPRAERVAAVLALLDALYPAPETALDHQNPLQLLVATILSAQCTDKRVNLVTPALFARYHTAADYADAEPAELEEYVKTTGFFRSKAKNIRACCRLIVDRHGGEVPGTLEELVELPGVGRKTANVVLGNAFDTPGITVDTHVGRLSRRLGWTRHTDPVKVERVLMKLWPRERWTLASHQLILHGRAVCHARKPRCEECAVSALCPRVGVSGSRWESPGVEE from the coding sequence ATGACCGACCCCAAGCTGCCCCCCCGCGCCGAGCGCGTCGCGGCCGTGCTCGCGCTCCTCGACGCGCTCTACCCCGCGCCCGAAACCGCTCTCGACCACCAGAACCCGCTGCAACTCCTGGTCGCCACCATCCTGTCGGCGCAGTGTACCGACAAGCGGGTGAACCTCGTCACGCCGGCACTGTTCGCCCGCTACCACACCGCCGCCGACTACGCCGACGCCGAGCCGGCGGAGTTGGAGGAGTACGTCAAGACGACCGGCTTCTTCCGCAGCAAAGCGAAGAACATCCGGGCGTGCTGCCGGCTGATCGTGGACCGGCACGGCGGCGAGGTGCCGGGCACGCTGGAGGAACTGGTGGAGTTGCCGGGGGTCGGCCGGAAGACGGCGAACGTGGTACTCGGAAACGCCTTCGACACGCCCGGCATCACCGTGGACACGCACGTCGGCCGGCTGTCGCGGCGGCTCGGGTGGACGCGGCACACCGACCCGGTGAAGGTGGAGCGGGTGCTGATGAAGCTGTGGCCGCGGGAGCGGTGGACGCTGGCGAGCCACCAGCTGATCCTGCACGGCCGGGCGGTGTGTCACGCGCGGAAGCCGCGGTGTGAGGAGTGCGCCGTGAGTGCGCTCTGCCCCCGAGTGGGAGTCTCCGGGAGTCGGTGGGAGTCTCCGGGAGTGGAGGAGTAA
- a CDS encoding NADH-quinone oxidoreductase subunit B: MGLFENRFEDGFVVTSLEQAVNWARESSLWPMTFGLACCAIEMMATGAPRYDIDRFGAGAFRASPRQADLMIVAGTVNLKMADRVRRLYNQMPDPKFVIAMGACTCGGGPYYKYGYNVAKGVDLVVPVDVYVPGCPPRPEALLEGLMRIQDKVRRMKDYHKGQPVEVPVPARTGAVMLPDELATPELATAFAAENKERAKPAK, encoded by the coding sequence ATGGGCCTTTTCGAGAACCGGTTCGAGGACGGGTTCGTGGTCACCAGCCTGGAGCAGGCGGTGAACTGGGCGCGCGAGTCGTCGCTGTGGCCGATGACGTTCGGCCTCGCCTGCTGCGCCATCGAGATGATGGCCACCGGCGCCCCCCGCTACGACATCGACCGGTTCGGCGCCGGCGCCTTCCGCGCCAGCCCGCGCCAGGCCGACCTCATGATCGTCGCCGGCACCGTCAACCTGAAGATGGCCGACCGCGTGCGGCGGCTCTACAACCAGATGCCCGACCCGAAGTTCGTCATCGCCATGGGCGCCTGCACCTGCGGCGGCGGGCCGTACTACAAGTACGGCTACAACGTCGCCAAGGGCGTCGACCTGGTCGTTCCGGTGGACGTGTACGTCCCCGGCTGCCCGCCCCGGCCGGAGGCGCTGCTCGAAGGCCTGATGCGCATCCAGGACAAGGTGCGGCGGATGAAAGATTATCACAAGGGTCAACCGGTCGAGGTGCCGGTCCCGGCGCGGACCGGGGCGGTGATGCTGCCCGACGAGCTGGCGACGCCGGAGCTGGCGACGGCGTTCGCGGCGGAGAACAAGGAACGGGCGAAGCCGGCGAAATAG
- a CDS encoding NADH-quinone oxidoreductase subunit A, giving the protein MTDLVLLVVIFVTAGAALLLGPLVMGRLVRPDRPSPEKAEVYECGEPAVGSAWVQFDLRFYVVALLFVIFDVELAFFFPWAVVFGTASRAADPTLAADQRVAAVAQLDPSAVAAPDPAVMHSLAWLAFADILVFFGVLLVGFAYLWRRGDLEWVRSTAGQQAVE; this is encoded by the coding sequence ATGACCGACCTCGTGCTGCTCGTCGTGATCTTCGTCACCGCCGGGGCGGCGCTGCTGCTCGGGCCGCTGGTGATGGGCCGGCTCGTGCGCCCCGACCGGCCGAGCCCGGAGAAGGCCGAGGTGTACGAGTGCGGCGAGCCGGCCGTCGGCTCGGCGTGGGTGCAGTTCGACTTGCGGTTCTACGTCGTGGCGCTGCTGTTCGTCATCTTCGACGTGGAACTGGCGTTCTTCTTCCCGTGGGCCGTCGTGTTCGGCACCGCCAGCCGCGCCGCCGACCCGACGCTCGCCGCGGATCAGCGCGTCGCCGCGGTGGCGCAGCTCGACCCGTCGGCGGTCGCGGCCCCGGACCCGGCGGTGATGCACAGCCTGGCGTGGCTGGCGTTCGCGGACATCCTGGTGTTCTTCGGCGTGCTGCTGGTCGGGTTCGCGTACCTGTGGCGCCGCGGCGACCTGGAGTGGGTCCGTAGCACCGCTGGACAGCAAGCGGTAGAATGA
- a CDS encoding 4Fe-4S binding protein gives MRTWLSNVFRAAATLGAGMHVTLRTFVQSYRRRAFTEHFEYPERPVPVRPRYRGFHRYDLTTCIGCDKCARACPVDCIYIGKEKAAPPLKGFVVTGFAIDYTKCMFCALCVDPCPVDCIFMGSNHDISTYTRDGCVVDYAKLPLEVAWGQATLNPTAVHESKRVALPVWTKAGEPSKT, from the coding sequence ATGCGGACCTGGCTGTCGAACGTGTTCCGCGCCGCCGCCACGCTCGGCGCCGGGATGCACGTCACCCTGCGGACGTTCGTGCAGAGCTACCGCCGGCGGGCGTTCACGGAACACTTCGAGTACCCCGAGCGGCCGGTGCCGGTGCGGCCGCGGTACCGCGGGTTCCACCGGTACGACCTGACCACCTGCATCGGGTGCGACAAGTGCGCCCGCGCCTGCCCGGTGGACTGCATCTACATCGGCAAGGAGAAGGCCGCCCCGCCGCTGAAGGGGTTCGTCGTCACCGGGTTCGCCATCGACTACACGAAGTGCATGTTCTGCGCCCTGTGCGTGGACCCGTGCCCGGTGGACTGCATCTTCATGGGCTCGAACCACGACATCAGCACCTACACCCGCGACGGCTGCGTCGTGGACTACGCCAAGCTGCCGCTGGAGGTGGCGTGGGGCCAGGCGACGCTGAACCCGACCGCCGTGCACGAGTCGAAGCGCGTGGCGCTGCCGGTGTGGACGAAAGCCGGCGAACCGAGCAAGACCTGA
- a CDS encoding tetratricopeptide repeat protein yields MPARGPVLAALVSLGVTLTAAGQDAPALLEQARAVYKAGQFKEAAALAEKAAAADPKSFHAPFVAGTAYGQLRDNLAAVKAYTTALERNPKLAEAHDRRGDSYLKLGLFKEAVADFDVYLAASPKDSADHWRRGIALYYVGRFDDGRKQFEHHRSVNPEDVENSVWHYLCNAKASSPKQARADLIPVTKDTRVPMKEVLQLFAGKVSPAEVLGAAEAAKLDAEDQKEARFYANLYVALYFESEGNAAKTKEHLEAAVERYKIGHYMWDVGNAHLEMILKKK; encoded by the coding sequence ATGCCCGCCCGCGGACCCGTTCTCGCCGCGCTCGTCAGCCTCGGCGTCACCCTCACCGCCGCCGGGCAGGACGCGCCGGCGCTGCTCGAGCAGGCCCGCGCGGTGTACAAGGCCGGGCAGTTCAAGGAGGCCGCCGCGCTCGCCGAGAAGGCCGCCGCCGCCGACCCCAAGAGCTTCCACGCCCCCTTCGTCGCCGGCACCGCCTACGGCCAGCTCCGCGACAACCTCGCCGCCGTGAAGGCGTACACCACGGCCCTCGAGCGCAACCCGAAGCTGGCCGAGGCCCACGACCGCCGGGGCGACTCGTACCTCAAGCTCGGCCTGTTCAAGGAGGCCGTCGCCGACTTCGACGTGTACCTCGCGGCGAGCCCGAAGGACTCCGCCGACCACTGGCGGCGCGGCATCGCCCTCTACTACGTCGGCCGGTTCGACGACGGCCGCAAGCAGTTCGAGCACCACCGCTCCGTCAACCCCGAGGACGTGGAGAACTCGGTGTGGCACTACCTGTGCAACGCCAAGGCGAGCAGCCCGAAGCAGGCGCGGGCCGACCTGATCCCGGTCACGAAGGACACCCGGGTGCCGATGAAGGAGGTGCTGCAGCTGTTCGCCGGCAAGGTGAGCCCCGCCGAGGTGCTCGGCGCGGCCGAGGCGGCGAAGCTCGACGCCGAGGACCAGAAGGAGGCGCGGTTCTACGCGAACCTGTACGTCGCGCTGTACTTCGAGAGCGAGGGGAACGCCGCCAAGACGAAGGAGCACCTGGAGGCCGCGGTCGAGCGGTACAAGATCGGGCACTACATGTGGGACGTCGGGAACGCGCACCTGGAAATGATTCTGAAGAAGAAGTGA
- a CDS encoding DUF2203 domain-containing protein, which translates to MSNTPNRAGNSAGKPRRTRDEATLDLPTARLMLPLVRSIVTDIVSSRTALSRLVPEQERLDRHRRDLVWQERQRRYQLSEEIRTAETALTNASAELSALGVGLVDADAGEVDFPTRINGRPAAFSWKHGEDGLAHWHYAGEQQRRPVQADGDAPAATPVRFRSSP; encoded by the coding sequence ATGAGCAACACCCCGAACCGCGCCGGCAACTCGGCGGGGAAGCCCCGCCGGACCCGGGACGAGGCCACCCTCGACCTGCCGACCGCCCGCCTCATGCTGCCCCTGGTGCGGAGCATCGTGACGGACATCGTGAGCTCTCGCACCGCCCTCTCCCGCCTCGTCCCCGAGCAGGAGCGCCTCGACCGCCACCGCCGCGACCTCGTGTGGCAGGAGCGGCAGCGGCGGTACCAACTGTCGGAAGAGATCCGCACGGCCGAGACGGCCCTGACGAACGCCTCGGCCGAGTTGTCCGCCCTGGGCGTCGGGCTGGTGGACGCCGACGCCGGGGAGGTGGACTTCCCGACCCGCATCAACGGCCGGCCGGCCGCGTTCAGCTGGAAGCACGGCGAGGACGGCCTGGCCCACTGGCACTACGCCGGCGAGCAGCAGCGGCGGCCGGTGCAGGCCGACGGTGACGCGCCCGCGGCGACGCCCGTTCGGTTCCGCAGCAGCCCGTGA
- a CDS encoding DUF1501 domain-containing protein, with protein sequence MTTHPSRRAVLRVGGAGLLGLGYPQLHEAAASPSAARRATAKAVIFLHQWGGPGQHETFDPKPTAPDNVRGWFGATQTRLPGVIFGERIPRIAALADKFTVVRCLQHGMKNHNSAGYYSLTGVAPPTDDQRLRDTLELFPAYGSIVDRLAPAPRGVATFVSFPHVIADGSVTPGQHASFLGKAHNPLFVNQDPNRADFRLPELTLPDTLPVERLENRRDILRLIDEQSDLLETSLVARGLDETYQKAVAMLTSPRFKQAFDLSKEPQAVRDRYGRTTYGQSCLLARRAVEAGAKFVNVYYARSIGGFGQGWDYHGFRGEDTVGRLNELLPIADQTLPALLTDLEERGMLNDVMVVWVGEFGRTPRISSNGGRDHWPQCYSALIAGGGAKRGFVYGASDRLGAYPTLGQARPEDLAATMFAALGLDPEAEVRDKLNRPLPIARGKPIAEVFA encoded by the coding sequence GTGACCACGCACCCCAGCCGCCGGGCCGTCCTCCGCGTCGGCGGCGCCGGCCTGCTCGGCCTCGGCTACCCGCAGTTGCACGAGGCCGCCGCGTCGCCGTCGGCCGCCCGGCGTGCCACGGCGAAGGCGGTCATCTTCCTTCACCAGTGGGGCGGCCCCGGGCAGCACGAGACGTTCGACCCCAAGCCGACGGCCCCCGACAACGTCCGCGGCTGGTTCGGCGCCACGCAGACGCGCCTCCCCGGCGTCATCTTCGGCGAGCGCATCCCGCGCATCGCCGCGCTCGCGGACAAGTTCACCGTCGTGCGCTGCCTCCAGCACGGCATGAAGAACCACAACTCGGCCGGCTACTACTCGCTCACCGGCGTCGCCCCGCCGACCGACGACCAGCGCCTCCGCGACACGCTGGAACTGTTCCCCGCCTACGGCAGCATCGTGGACCGCCTCGCCCCGGCGCCGCGCGGCGTGGCCACGTTCGTGTCCTTCCCGCACGTCATCGCCGACGGCTCCGTCACGCCGGGCCAGCACGCCAGCTTCCTCGGCAAGGCCCACAACCCGCTGTTCGTGAACCAGGACCCCAACCGCGCCGACTTCCGCCTGCCGGAACTCACGCTGCCGGACACGCTCCCCGTCGAGCGGCTGGAGAACCGCCGCGACATTCTCCGCCTCATCGACGAGCAGTCGGATCTGCTCGAAACGTCGCTCGTGGCCCGCGGCCTGGACGAGACGTACCAGAAGGCCGTGGCGATGCTCACCTCCCCCCGCTTCAAGCAGGCGTTCGACCTCTCGAAGGAGCCGCAGGCCGTCCGCGACCGGTACGGCCGCACGACCTACGGCCAGAGTTGCCTGCTGGCGCGGCGGGCGGTCGAGGCGGGGGCGAAGTTCGTGAACGTGTACTACGCCCGCTCGATCGGCGGGTTCGGCCAGGGGTGGGACTACCACGGCTTCCGCGGCGAGGACACCGTTGGCCGGCTGAACGAACTCCTCCCGATTGCCGACCAGACGCTGCCGGCGCTGCTGACGGACCTGGAGGAGCGCGGGATGCTGAACGACGTGATGGTGGTGTGGGTGGGCGAGTTCGGGCGGACCCCGCGGATCAGCTCGAACGGCGGCCGCGACCACTGGCCGCAGTGCTACTCGGCGCTGATCGCCGGCGGCGGGGCGAAGCGCGGCTTCGTATACGGCGCCAGCGACCGACTGGGGGCGTACCCGACGCTCGGCCAGGCGCGGCCGGAAGACCTGGCGGCGACGATGTTCGCGGCGCTGGGTCTGGACCCGGAGGCGGAGGTGCGCGACAAGCTGAACCGCCCGCTGCCGATCGCCCGCGGCAAGCCGATCGCCGAGGTGTTCGCGTAG
- a CDS encoding type II toxin-antitoxin system RelE/ParE family toxin, with protein sequence MTHTVVVHPPAESAVLRNANWLRRNYSSRSADRWNDGIVAALAGLATNPDRCPEADEASDLGLALRQLLHGRRPHVFRILFTIDGNTVNIHHIRHAAQDRLTADAL encoded by the coding sequence GTGACCCACACCGTCGTGGTTCACCCGCCGGCCGAGTCGGCCGTTCTTCGCAACGCGAACTGGCTGCGCCGGAACTACTCGTCTCGTTCGGCGGACCGCTGGAACGACGGGATTGTGGCCGCGCTCGCCGGGTTGGCGACGAACCCCGATCGCTGCCCGGAGGCCGACGAGGCGTCTGACCTGGGGCTCGCCCTGCGGCAACTCTTGCACGGCCGCCGGCCGCACGTGTTCCGCATCCTGTTCACCATCGACGGCAACACCGTGAACATCCACCACATCCGCCACGCCGCCCAGGACCGGCTCACGGCCGACGCCCTCTGA
- a CDS encoding PepSY-associated TM helix domain-containing protein, whose amino-acid sequence MSPAYRRLLKVARAAHLYLTLAGLALILFFSVTGFMLNHEAWFLPDEPTTRTAEGTVPEATNPSADRLDVSEGVRRAFGARGEVKSYRADEETVEVEYLRPGERTLAEVRRSDGRATVTVESRGWAAVAVDLHKGKYSGRPWMLLIDVVCVLMLVISATGLVLWWSLKSRGKWGALLLLLGGAAGVAVYAWLVP is encoded by the coding sequence ATGTCGCCCGCCTACCGCCGGCTGCTGAAGGTCGCCCGCGCCGCGCACCTGTACCTCACGCTGGCCGGGCTGGCGCTGATCCTGTTCTTCTCCGTCACCGGGTTCATGCTGAACCACGAGGCGTGGTTCCTCCCCGACGAGCCGACGACCCGCACGGCCGAGGGAACCGTTCCCGAGGCGACGAACCCGTCGGCCGACCGGCTGGACGTGAGCGAGGGCGTGCGCCGGGCGTTCGGCGCCCGCGGCGAGGTGAAGTCGTACCGGGCCGACGAGGAGACGGTGGAGGTGGAGTACCTCCGCCCCGGCGAGCGGACGCTGGCCGAGGTCCGCCGCAGCGACGGCCGCGCGACGGTGACGGTGGAGTCGCGCGGCTGGGCGGCGGTGGCGGTGGACCTGCACAAGGGGAAGTACAGCGGCCGGCCGTGGATGCTGCTGATCGACGTGGTGTGCGTGCTGATGCTGGTGATCTCGGCGACGGGCCTGGTGCTGTGGTGGTCGCTGAAGTCGCGCGGGAAGTGGGGCGCGCTGCTGCTGCTGCTCGGCGGCGCGGCGGGGGTCGCGGTGTACGCGTGGCTGGTGCCGTGA
- a CDS encoding DUF2271 domain-containing protein, with protein sequence MTQLAFHFDHVLGTSLDLWLTAADPDRAAAAVLGEVDAVGRVFSPRNADSELEQLNRGPVPGSTALRAVLDGYDRVAPRTGGALNPLVAALGRVWTDAEATGREPTADALARLTAELQCRGWVATADAVTRTTPHPLDLNAGAKGFALDRAKCAALAAGAAAGLVNLGGDLIGWGGAAHVVGVQNPFAPAETARPLGAVRLRNASVATSGGYQRGYAVGDARLSHLIDPRTGRPADRVASATVIAADSLTANLLATALAVLDPAAGLRLVAEFPGAAAFIVDADGRRFRSPGFALEAVVRARPGYRKAVAAGALTAALFGAGGAPDTPLGPAVAVAQDAKGEPWPGGYGVTVALELPKIENARKYRRPYVAVYVEDAGGKAVKTIGVWGNEGRWLKDLSDWWKIGKLDGGLVKTVTRATRGPGKYELGWDGKDEKGVPVPRGEYTVRVEVHREHGKHVRQAGKIALRGEPATLKLPANEETGETVVTYGPGKK encoded by the coding sequence ATGACGCAACTCGCGTTTCACTTCGACCACGTCCTCGGCACGTCGCTCGACCTGTGGCTCACGGCCGCCGACCCGGACCGCGCCGCGGCCGCGGTACTCGGCGAGGTCGATGCCGTCGGCCGCGTGTTCAGCCCCCGCAACGCCGACAGCGAGTTGGAGCAACTGAACCGGGGGCCGGTGCCGGGTTCCACCGCGCTTCGGGCCGTGCTCGACGGGTACGACCGCGTCGCCCCGCGGACCGGCGGCGCGCTCAACCCGCTCGTCGCGGCGCTGGGCCGGGTTTGGACGGACGCCGAAGCGACGGGCCGCGAACCGACCGCCGACGCGCTGGCCCGGCTGACCGCGGAGCTCCAGTGCCGGGGCTGGGTGGCGACGGCCGACGCCGTGACCCGCACCACGCCGCACCCGCTCGACCTGAACGCCGGCGCGAAGGGGTTCGCCCTCGACCGCGCGAAATGCGCCGCCCTCGCCGCCGGCGCCGCGGCCGGGCTCGTGAACCTCGGCGGCGACCTGATCGGCTGGGGCGGTGCGGCCCACGTCGTCGGCGTGCAGAACCCGTTCGCCCCGGCCGAGACCGCCCGCCCGCTCGGCGCCGTCCGGCTGCGGAACGCCTCCGTCGCCACCAGCGGCGGCTACCAGCGCGGCTACGCCGTCGGTGACGCCCGGCTGTCGCACCTCATCGACCCGCGCACCGGCCGTCCTGCCGACCGCGTCGCCTCCGCGACCGTGATCGCCGCCGACAGCCTGACGGCGAACCTACTGGCGACCGCACTGGCCGTGCTCGACCCGGCCGCCGGCCTGCGGCTCGTCGCCGAATTCCCCGGCGCCGCGGCCTTCATCGTGGACGCCGACGGCCGGCGGTTCCGCAGCCCCGGCTTCGCGCTCGAAGCCGTCGTGCGGGCGCGGCCGGGCTACCGCAAGGCCGTCGCCGCCGGCGCCCTCACGGCGGCGTTGTTCGGCGCCGGCGGCGCCCCGGACACGCCGCTCGGCCCGGCCGTCGCCGTCGCCCAGGACGCGAAGGGTGAGCCGTGGCCGGGCGGGTACGGCGTCACGGTCGCGCTGGAACTGCCGAAGATCGAGAACGCCCGCAAGTACCGCCGGCCCTACGTCGCCGTGTACGTCGAGGACGCCGGCGGGAAGGCGGTCAAGACCATCGGCGTGTGGGGCAACGAGGGCCGCTGGCTGAAGGACTTGAGCGACTGGTGGAAGATCGGCAAGCTCGACGGCGGGTTGGTGAAGACGGTGACCCGCGCCACCCGCGGCCCCGGCAAGTACGAGCTCGGCTGGGACGGCAAGGACGAGAAGGGCGTGCCGGTGCCGCGCGGCGAGTACACGGTCCGCGTCGAGGTCCACCGCGAGCACGGCAAGCACGTCCGGCAGGCCGGCAAGATCGCGCTGAGGGGCGAGCCGGCGACGCTGAAGCTGCCCGCCAACGAGGAGACCGGCGAGACGGTCGTGACGTACGGCCCGGGGAAGAAGTAA
- a CDS encoding TadE family protein, which translates to MRLTTRPTRRRGSTLVESALVIGVFLLVLFGIFEYCRFLMVLHVTNNAARDGARYAAVNVHCPSDQVAAKQAAIVAYTKARLGGIDKHVQGCQIAVYSCDSSGFASSPPKVVPKSNPSGSTVDPFKTYSAGNPVADWNAATFTDRIAVTVKGTYRPVIPLNIDIGRLKLSIIPDYIPVEVTAVMGSEG; encoded by the coding sequence ATGCGTCTCACGACCCGCCCGACCCGCCGCCGCGGCTCCACCCTGGTCGAGTCGGCGCTGGTGATCGGCGTGTTCCTCCTGGTGCTGTTCGGCATCTTCGAGTACTGCCGGTTCCTGATGGTGCTCCACGTCACCAACAACGCGGCCCGCGACGGCGCCCGGTACGCCGCGGTGAACGTGCACTGCCCGTCGGACCAGGTCGCGGCGAAGCAGGCGGCCATCGTGGCGTACACGAAGGCCCGCCTCGGCGGCATCGACAAGCACGTCCAGGGGTGCCAGATCGCCGTGTACTCGTGCGACTCGTCGGGGTTCGCCAGCAGCCCGCCGAAGGTGGTGCCCAAGTCCAACCCGTCCGGGTCGACGGTGGACCCGTTCAAGACGTACTCCGCCGGGAACCCGGTGGCCGACTGGAACGCGGCGACGTTCACCGACCGGATCGCGGTGACGGTGAAGGGGACGTACCGGCCGGTCATCCCGCTGAACATCGACATCGGCCGGCTGAAGCTCAGCATCATCCCCGACTACATCCCGGTCGAGGTCACCGCGGTGATGGGGAGCGAGGGGTAA
- a CDS encoding TadE/TadG family type IV pilus assembly protein, which produces MRLRPISLRRRTASPVVRAGVAAVEMGWTFAVFIVPLMIGIWEVGRMVQVQQIVSNAAREGARLAAQGTTIRSDGTIIQIRTSTGNPNVRDVVYQYLLAAGLSNLQLSDITVTFAFTTGGGTEPYEGIKNQPFEVTVSVNWDKVRWVNLGFIRPQQLTFKVAWRMLVDDPFSVNETLPSF; this is translated from the coding sequence GATCAGCCTCCGCCGCCGCACCGCCAGCCCCGTCGTCCGGGCCGGGGTCGCCGCCGTCGAGATGGGCTGGACGTTCGCCGTCTTCATCGTCCCCCTGATGATCGGCATCTGGGAGGTCGGGCGGATGGTACAGGTCCAGCAGATCGTCAGCAACGCCGCCCGCGAGGGCGCCCGGCTGGCGGCCCAGGGCACCACCATCCGGTCGGACGGCACGATCATCCAGATCCGCACCAGCACCGGCAACCCGAACGTGCGCGACGTGGTGTACCAGTACCTGCTGGCGGCCGGGCTGAGCAACCTGCAGTTGTCGGACATCACGGTCACGTTCGCGTTCACCACCGGCGGCGGGACGGAGCCCTACGAGGGGATCAAGAACCAGCCGTTCGAGGTGACCGTGAGCGTGAACTGGGACAAGGTGCGGTGGGTGAACCTGGGGTTCATCCGGCCGCAACAGCTGACGTTCAAGGTGGCCTGGCGGATGCTCGTGGACGACCCGTTCAGCGTGAACGAGACCCTGCCGTCGTTCTGA